From the genome of Variovorax sp. RA8, one region includes:
- a CDS encoding NAD(P)H-dependent flavin oxidoreductase — MKNRVTELLGIRYPIVQGGMQWVGRAELASAVSNAGGLGTLGALTQPTPEDLSREIERCRTMTDKPFGVNVTMLPTVNPPPYERIFDVILARGIRVVETAGNVPEAVFQRLRAAGVVIVHKCTSVRHALAAEKRGVDIVSIDGFECAGHPGEEDVPGLVLIPAAVSALRVPVIASGGIADGRGMAAALSLGAEGVNMGTRFVATREAPVHENVKQALVAARENDTRLIMRTLRNSSRVLLNPVSEEVLELERRPGGAAFEVLRPLVNGQRGRAALESGDTRNGLIWAGMVAGLIDDIPSCGELIERMVGQCRARLSAAAVLAAA, encoded by the coding sequence GGGCCGCGCCGAGCTGGCCTCGGCCGTCTCCAACGCGGGTGGGCTGGGCACGCTCGGCGCGCTGACGCAGCCCACCCCCGAGGACCTGAGCCGGGAGATCGAGCGCTGCCGCACGATGACGGACAAGCCCTTCGGCGTGAACGTCACCATGCTGCCGACGGTGAACCCGCCGCCTTACGAGCGCATCTTCGACGTGATCCTGGCGCGAGGCATCCGCGTGGTGGAGACGGCCGGCAACGTGCCGGAGGCCGTCTTCCAGCGCCTGCGCGCGGCCGGCGTCGTCATCGTGCACAAGTGCACCTCGGTGCGCCACGCGCTCGCCGCGGAGAAGCGCGGGGTGGACATCGTCAGCATCGACGGCTTCGAATGCGCCGGCCATCCCGGCGAGGAGGACGTGCCCGGGCTGGTGCTGATCCCGGCCGCGGTGTCGGCGCTGCGCGTCCCGGTGATCGCCTCCGGCGGTATCGCCGACGGCCGCGGCATGGCGGCCGCGCTCTCGCTCGGCGCCGAGGGGGTGAACATGGGCACGCGCTTCGTCGCGACGCGCGAGGCGCCGGTGCACGAGAACGTCAAGCAGGCGCTGGTCGCCGCGCGCGAGAACGACACGCGGCTGATCATGCGCACATTGCGCAACAGCTCGCGCGTGTTGCTCAACCCGGTGTCCGAGGAAGTGCTCGAGCTGGAGCGGCGGCCGGGTGGCGCGGCCTTCGAGGTGCTCCGGCCGCTGGTCAACGGGCAGCGGGGGCGCGCGGCGTTGGAGAGCGGCGATACGCGCAACGGGCTGATCTGGGCCGGGATGGTGGCGGGGCTGATCGACGACATTCCGAGCTGCGGTGAGCTGATCGAGCGCATGGTCGGGCAGTGCCGCGCGCGGCTCTCTGCGGCGGCGGTGCTTGCGGCGGCGTGA
- a CDS encoding SMP-30/gluconolactonase/LRE family protein, whose product MDDDLKILAAGLAFPEGPVALEDGSVLFVEIAAGRLSRWRPGGGVETVATPGGGPNGAAIGPDGACYVCNNGGMQWNNDPNGGLYPHGRAADYGGGRIERIDLATGRVERLYERTERTALQSPNDIVFDGHGGFWFTDLGSMGHAELQRGRICYARADGSSIREVVFPMLTPNGIGMSPDGRLLYVAETVTARLWRFEVTGPGELALQGWPSLTPGDMLFASPLYCMFDSLAVEASGNICVATIGAPGIAGITVIDPSGVLVERVPMPDRSTTNLCFGGADRRDATLTLSRSGRLARKRWLRPGLVTPS is encoded by the coding sequence ATGGACGACGACCTGAAGATCCTGGCCGCGGGCCTCGCATTTCCCGAGGGACCGGTGGCGCTGGAGGACGGCTCGGTGCTGTTCGTGGAGATTGCCGCCGGGCGATTGAGCCGGTGGCGCCCCGGCGGCGGGGTCGAGACCGTGGCCACGCCCGGCGGCGGGCCCAATGGCGCCGCGATCGGTCCCGATGGCGCCTGCTACGTCTGCAACAACGGCGGCATGCAGTGGAACAACGATCCGAACGGTGGGTTGTACCCGCACGGCCGCGCGGCCGACTACGGCGGCGGCCGCATCGAGCGCATCGATCTCGCCACCGGCCGCGTCGAGCGCCTGTACGAGCGCACCGAACGCACAGCGCTGCAGAGTCCCAACGACATCGTGTTCGACGGGCATGGCGGCTTCTGGTTTACCGATCTCGGATCCATGGGCCACGCCGAACTCCAGCGCGGCCGCATCTGCTACGCCCGCGCGGATGGCTCGTCGATCCGCGAAGTGGTGTTCCCGATGCTCACCCCCAACGGCATCGGCATGTCGCCGGATGGCCGCTTGCTGTACGTGGCCGAGACGGTCACCGCGCGGCTCTGGCGCTTCGAGGTCACCGGGCCCGGCGAGCTGGCGCTCCAGGGCTGGCCCTCGCTGACGCCGGGTGACATGCTGTTCGCCTCGCCGCTGTACTGCATGTTCGATTCGCTCGCGGTCGAGGCCAGCGGCAACATCTGCGTCGCCACCATCGGCGCGCCCGGCATCGCCGGCATCACCGTGATCGATCCGTCCGGTGTGCTCGTGGAGCGCGTGCCCATGCCGGACCGCTCCACCACCAACCTCTGCTTCGGCGGCGCCGACCGGCGCGATGCGACCCTCACGCTGTCGCGTTCCGGTCGGCTGGCGCGCAAGCGGTGGCTCCGCCCGGGTCTCGTCACTCCATCGTGA
- a CDS encoding aldo/keto reductase, which translates to MEYTTLGTTGVQVSRLCLGTMMFGAQGNTDVADCTRIIHAALDAGINFVDTADVYGGQGGTEEIVGAALAGERRQRVVLATKGHFPMGADRNMRGNSRRWIRQAVEGSLRRLRTDWIDLYQLHRPDPRCDIDETLGVLSDLVREGKIHMIGTSGFSPAELVEAQWVALERGRERFVSEQPQYSILVRAAEAELLPAAERHRLGVMVWSPLAGGWLAGKYRAGEPAADSWRRRFNPGRFDTASPEGRRKAETVERLQGLASDAGLSLVHLALRFVLEHRAVSAAIIGPRTLEQLEQQATASDGRLDPALLDAIDALVAPGTVVNPADLGTAPQALGDARLRRRPP; encoded by the coding sequence ATGGAATACACGACCCTCGGCACCACCGGTGTGCAGGTGAGCCGCCTCTGCCTCGGCACCATGATGTTCGGCGCGCAGGGCAACACCGATGTGGCTGACTGCACGCGAATCATCCACGCCGCGCTGGACGCGGGCATCAACTTCGTCGACACGGCCGACGTGTACGGCGGCCAGGGCGGCACGGAGGAAATCGTCGGCGCGGCGCTGGCCGGCGAGCGCCGGCAACGCGTCGTGCTCGCAACCAAGGGTCACTTCCCGATGGGTGCCGACCGCAACATGCGCGGCAACTCGCGCCGCTGGATTCGCCAGGCGGTGGAAGGAAGCCTGCGGCGGTTGCGCACCGACTGGATCGACCTCTACCAGCTCCATCGCCCGGACCCGCGATGCGACATCGACGAGACGCTCGGCGTGCTGTCGGATCTGGTGCGCGAGGGCAAGATCCACATGATCGGCACCTCCGGCTTTTCCCCGGCCGAGCTGGTGGAGGCGCAATGGGTCGCGCTCGAACGCGGCCGCGAGCGCTTCGTGAGCGAACAGCCACAGTACTCCATCCTCGTGCGCGCGGCCGAAGCCGAGCTGCTGCCGGCGGCCGAGCGCCACCGGCTGGGCGTGATGGTCTGGAGCCCGCTCGCGGGCGGCTGGCTGGCCGGCAAATACCGCGCGGGCGAACCCGCCGCGGATAGCTGGCGCCGGCGCTTCAACCCGGGCCGCTTCGACACCGCGTCGCCCGAGGGCCGCCGGAAGGCGGAGACCGTGGAGCGGCTGCAAGGGCTCGCGTCCGACGCCGGACTGTCGCTGGTGCACCTGGCGCTGCGCTTCGTGCTGGAGCACCGCGCGGTCAGCGCCGCGATCATCGGCCCGCGCACGCTGGAACAACTCGAACAGCAGGCGACCGCGAGCGACGGCCGCCTCGACCCGGCGCTGCTGGACGCGATCGACGCACTGGTGGCGCCCGGCACGGTGGTCAACCCCGCGGACCTCGGAACCGCGCCCCAGGCGCTCGGGGACGCGCGGCTGCGGCGGCGCCCACCCTGA
- a CDS encoding acyl-CoA dehydrogenase family protein, producing the protein MDFEHSPRTQALLGQLAAFMDAHVYPAEREVHEQSQAGGRAQVPPLIEALKARAKSQGLWNLFLPDGEHGAGLNNRDYAPLAELMGRCAIAPEVFNCAAPDSGNMEILARYGTDAQKARWLAPLLEGRIRSCFSMTEPAVASSDATNIEAEIRRDGDHYVVNGRKWWTSGIADPRCELIIFMGKTNAASQDKYRQQSMLLIPRDAPGVRVVRNLQVFGWDDAPHGHAEVVYEDVRVPVENILLGEGRGFEIAQGRLGPGRIHHCMRLVGRAERCLELMCARSKERVAFGKPIASQTVTMERIAQARVLIDQARLLTLHAAWKMDTVGIKGARKEIAMIKVAAPSMACQVIDWAIQAHGAAGLSQDFILARSYAQARGLRIADGPDEVHRNQIARLELADH; encoded by the coding sequence ATGGACTTTGAACACTCTCCCCGAACCCAGGCGCTGCTGGGGCAGCTCGCCGCCTTCATGGATGCGCACGTCTATCCCGCCGAGCGCGAGGTCCACGAGCAATCACAGGCTGGCGGGCGCGCGCAGGTGCCGCCGCTCATCGAGGCGCTGAAGGCGCGCGCCAAGTCGCAGGGCCTGTGGAACCTGTTCCTGCCCGACGGCGAGCACGGCGCCGGCCTGAACAACCGCGACTACGCGCCGCTCGCGGAGCTGATGGGGCGCTGCGCCATCGCGCCCGAGGTGTTCAACTGCGCCGCGCCGGACAGCGGCAACATGGAGATCCTCGCCCGCTACGGCACCGACGCGCAGAAGGCGCGCTGGCTCGCGCCGCTGCTGGAGGGGCGCATCCGCTCCTGCTTCTCGATGACCGAGCCCGCTGTCGCGTCCTCCGATGCCACCAACATCGAGGCGGAGATCCGCCGCGACGGCGATCACTACGTGGTCAACGGCCGCAAGTGGTGGACCTCCGGCATCGCCGACCCGCGCTGCGAGCTCATCATCTTCATGGGCAAGACCAACGCGGCCAGCCAGGACAAGTACCGCCAGCAGTCGATGCTGCTGATCCCGCGCGACGCTCCGGGCGTGCGCGTGGTGCGCAACCTGCAGGTGTTCGGCTGGGACGACGCGCCCCACGGCCACGCAGAAGTCGTGTACGAGGACGTGCGCGTGCCGGTGGAGAACATCCTGCTGGGCGAGGGCCGCGGCTTCGAGATCGCGCAGGGTCGCCTGGGGCCGGGGCGCATCCACCATTGCATGCGCCTGGTGGGGCGCGCCGAGCGCTGCCTCGAGCTGATGTGCGCGCGCTCGAAGGAGCGCGTCGCCTTCGGCAAGCCGATCGCCAGCCAGACCGTCACCATGGAGCGCATCGCGCAGGCGCGCGTGCTGATCGACCAGGCCCGCCTCCTCACCCTGCATGCCGCGTGGAAGATGGACACGGTGGGCATCAAGGGCGCGCGCAAGGAGATCGCCATGATCAAGGTCGCCGCGCCGTCCATGGCCTGCCAGGTGATCGACTGGGCCATCCAGGCCCACGGCGCGGCGGGGCTGTCGCAGGACTTCATCCTCGCGCGCTCCTATGCGCAGGCGCGCGGCCTGCGCATCGCCGACGGACCCGACGAAGTACACCGCAACCAGATCGCCCGCCTCGAGCTGGCCGACCATTGA
- a CDS encoding enoyl-CoA hydratase-related protein gives MNAQAVLRGDHGQVAVLTINRPRARNAIDAEAARALAALVAEIERDPAVQAAILTGAGDRAFCAGADLKELAGGSAPGERSTSDGGFAGFVHAPREKLWIAAVNGAAVAGGFELVLACDFAIACDAATFALPEVKRGLAATAGGVWRLPRAIPRGAALEMIATGEPIDAAEALRLGLVNRVVAPDRLLPEALRIAARAAANAPVAVRASLALARRAFDRDDATLRDEADAASGRVMATEDAREGPRAFAERRPPRWSGA, from the coding sequence GTGAACGCGCAGGCCGTGCTGCGCGGGGACCACGGCCAGGTCGCCGTGCTCACCATCAACCGGCCCCGGGCGCGCAACGCGATCGACGCAGAGGCCGCGCGTGCGCTGGCTGCGCTCGTCGCCGAGATCGAGCGCGACCCGGCCGTGCAGGCCGCGATCCTCACCGGAGCGGGTGACCGCGCCTTCTGCGCCGGCGCCGACCTCAAGGAGCTGGCCGGCGGATCGGCCCCCGGCGAGCGCTCAACGTCCGACGGTGGCTTTGCCGGCTTCGTGCACGCGCCGCGCGAAAAGCTGTGGATCGCGGCGGTGAACGGCGCGGCGGTGGCGGGCGGCTTCGAGCTGGTGCTGGCCTGCGACTTCGCCATCGCCTGCGACGCGGCCACCTTCGCGTTGCCCGAAGTGAAGCGCGGCCTCGCCGCCACCGCAGGCGGCGTGTGGCGCCTGCCACGCGCCATCCCGCGCGGCGCGGCGCTCGAGATGATCGCCACCGGCGAACCGATCGACGCCGCCGAGGCACTTCGGCTCGGCCTCGTCAACCGGGTGGTTGCGCCCGATCGCCTGCTGCCCGAGGCGCTGCGCATCGCGGCGCGCGCGGCGGCCAACGCCCCGGTCGCCGTGCGCGCCAGCTTGGCGCTGGCGCGCCGCGCGTTCGACCGCGACGACGCGACGCTGCGCGACGAGGCCGACGCCGCCTCGGGGCGCGTCATGGCGACCGAGGATGCGCGCGAAGGCCCGCGTGCCTTCGCCGAGCGCCGCCCGCCGCGCTGGAGCGGCGCATGA
- a CDS encoding SMP-30/gluconolactonase/LRE family protein, producing the protein MRTIAEGLDFPEGPVVLADGSLLVVEIAAGRLTRVFGDGRCESVAKTSAGPNGAAIGPDGACYVCGGGGFEWHRHPDGTQTPGLQPADYAGGCIERVDLRTGRAGVLYTHSDKAPLKGPNDIVFGADGGFWFSDLGKRRQRDMDHGAICWARPDGSECREVIFPMNTPNGVGLSPDGRRLYVAETAPGRLWAFDVVEPGRIARAPDSQAPHGGRLVAGLPGYQLFDSLAVEEDGRICVATLFNGGITVISPDGGSIEHVPLPDRFTTNLCFGGPGMRTAYVTLSSTGRLAALDWPRPGLRPHFYAHDGL; encoded by the coding sequence GTGAGAACGATCGCCGAAGGCCTGGACTTCCCCGAGGGCCCCGTGGTGCTGGCGGACGGTTCGTTGCTGGTGGTGGAGATCGCGGCAGGGCGCCTGACGCGCGTGTTCGGCGATGGCCGGTGCGAGTCGGTCGCGAAGACGAGCGCGGGGCCGAACGGCGCGGCCATCGGGCCCGATGGCGCCTGCTACGTGTGCGGCGGCGGCGGCTTCGAGTGGCATCGGCACCCCGATGGCACGCAGACGCCCGGCCTCCAGCCGGCGGACTATGCGGGCGGGTGCATCGAGCGCGTCGACCTGCGCACCGGCCGCGCCGGCGTGCTCTACACGCACAGCGACAAGGCCCCGCTCAAGGGGCCCAACGACATCGTGTTCGGCGCCGACGGCGGCTTCTGGTTCTCCGACCTCGGCAAGCGCCGCCAGCGCGACATGGACCACGGCGCGATCTGCTGGGCGCGGCCCGACGGCAGCGAATGCCGCGAAGTCATCTTTCCGATGAACACGCCCAACGGCGTCGGCCTGTCGCCCGACGGCCGGCGGCTGTACGTTGCCGAGACCGCGCCAGGCCGGCTCTGGGCCTTCGACGTAGTCGAGCCGGGACGCATCGCGCGCGCCCCAGATTCCCAGGCACCGCACGGCGGCAGGCTGGTCGCGGGCCTGCCCGGCTACCAGCTCTTCGACTCGCTCGCCGTCGAGGAGGACGGCCGCATCTGCGTGGCAACGCTCTTCAACGGCGGCATCACCGTCATCTCGCCGGACGGCGGCTCGATCGAGCACGTGCCGCTGCCGGATCGCTTCACCACCAACCTCTGCTTCGGCGGCCCCGGCATGAGGACCGCGTACGTCACGCTGTCTTCCACCGGCCGGCTCGCCGCCCTCGACTGGCCGCGCCCCGGACTGCGGCCTCACTTCTACGCACACGATGGACTTTGA
- a CDS encoding DUF7064 domain-containing protein produces MYMPPNTRLKLDPRDEYTHPPEAVGNYNESMYFNAFDSARRIGAWVRIGNRPNEGHAEMTCCVYLPDGRVGFMYGRPPIADNAQLAAGGMRFEVIEPFKRHRVSYVGELLLMDDPLAMADPSAAFKRYPKRAASIALDFEGVSPMHGGEIVDMAGRPIVLDPEHAVYRGHTEQNMAVEGHITVDGVRHDVVGGTGYRDKSWGPRHWHSFFWYKWLPLTFSRDFGILLSIKGRPEGGPDRISGNVLRDGVYEPVIDGRIETEYDAAWIPRGLTAWVTTERQTYVVKGRVLTTVPLRHRRVRAAGSGSYTRITESLTAYSCEGRTVLGMTEYCDVMEDGVPISERRALAA; encoded by the coding sequence ATGTACATGCCGCCCAACACCCGTCTCAAGCTGGATCCGCGCGACGAATACACCCATCCGCCGGAGGCGGTGGGCAACTACAACGAGAGCATGTATTTCAATGCCTTCGACTCTGCGCGCCGCATCGGCGCCTGGGTGCGCATCGGCAACCGCCCGAATGAGGGCCACGCGGAGATGACGTGCTGCGTCTACCTGCCCGACGGCCGCGTGGGCTTCATGTACGGCAGACCTCCCATCGCCGACAACGCGCAGCTGGCCGCCGGCGGCATGCGCTTCGAGGTGATCGAGCCATTCAAGCGCCACCGCGTGAGCTACGTCGGCGAACTGCTGCTGATGGACGATCCGCTCGCCATGGCCGACCCGAGCGCAGCCTTCAAGCGCTACCCCAAGCGCGCGGCCTCGATCGCGCTGGACTTCGAGGGCGTGTCGCCCATGCACGGCGGCGAGATCGTCGACATGGCGGGGCGGCCCATCGTGCTGGACCCGGAGCATGCGGTCTACCGCGGCCATACCGAGCAGAACATGGCCGTCGAAGGGCACATCACGGTCGATGGCGTGAGGCACGACGTCGTGGGCGGCACGGGCTACCGCGACAAGTCCTGGGGCCCGCGCCATTGGCACAGCTTCTTCTGGTACAAGTGGCTGCCCCTCACCTTCTCGCGCGACTTCGGCATCCTGCTGTCGATCAAGGGCCGGCCGGAGGGCGGGCCCGACCGCATCAGCGGCAACGTGCTGCGCGACGGCGTCTACGAGCCCGTCATCGACGGGCGCATCGAGACCGAGTACGACGCTGCGTGGATTCCGCGCGGGCTCACCGCATGGGTTACGACCGAACGCCAGACCTATGTGGTGAAAGGGCGCGTGCTGACCACGGTGCCGTTGCGGCACCGGCGCGTGCGCGCAGCCGGTTCGGGTAGCTATACGCGTATTACCGAGAGCCTGACGGCGTACAGCTGCGAAGGGCGCACCGTGCTGGGCATGACGGAGTACTGCGATGTGATGGAAGACGGGGTGCCGATCTCGGAGCGGCGGGCGTTGGCGGCATGA
- a CDS encoding CaiB/BaiF CoA transferase family protein — MSVFQGLKVLDVASYIAAPAASTILADFGADVIKVEVPEGDGFRKTVLNPNLAYSQHNYLWMQGARSRRGIALDLKKPEGQAVLHGLVRSADVLVTNYPLPVRARLGLAWERIRELNPRLVYASLTGYGETGPECAKPGFDATTYWARSGLADLTRPDPDGPPANPANGLGDQPTAVTLFAAIVTALYRRERTGQGGMVSTSLLANGAWANAMAIQGMLVGGRLVYRQPRTRPRNALTNFYRCREGRWFILSLVTEARDWQAFLRVIEAPALAQDPRFAALPARHENAPALAALLDEVFLQRDSADWTARFGAEGLTVGVVARSEDVLGDEQMRLCGALVPAEGIPGTGLTVSSPFQVEGAEKSHPRHAPAIGEHTDEVLREAGYSADDIERLRDGGAVA, encoded by the coding sequence ATGAGCGTGTTCCAAGGCCTGAAGGTACTCGACGTCGCCAGCTACATCGCCGCCCCCGCCGCGTCCACGATCCTGGCCGACTTCGGCGCCGACGTGATCAAGGTCGAGGTGCCCGAAGGCGACGGCTTCCGCAAGACGGTGCTGAACCCGAACCTCGCCTACTCGCAGCACAACTACCTGTGGATGCAGGGTGCGCGCAGCCGCCGCGGCATCGCGCTGGACCTCAAGAAGCCCGAAGGCCAGGCCGTGCTGCACGGCCTCGTGCGCTCGGCCGACGTGCTGGTCACCAACTACCCCCTGCCGGTGCGTGCGCGCCTCGGCCTGGCGTGGGAACGCATTCGCGAACTCAATCCCCGCCTGGTCTACGCCTCCCTCACGGGCTACGGCGAAACCGGCCCCGAGTGCGCCAAGCCGGGTTTCGACGCGACCACCTACTGGGCGCGCAGCGGCCTGGCCGACCTGACGCGCCCGGACCCCGACGGCCCGCCCGCCAACCCGGCGAACGGCCTGGGTGACCAGCCCACCGCGGTCACGCTGTTCGCGGCCATCGTCACTGCGCTCTACCGGCGCGAGCGCACGGGGCAGGGTGGCATGGTCAGCACCTCGCTGCTCGCGAACGGCGCCTGGGCCAACGCGATGGCGATCCAGGGCATGCTGGTCGGCGGGAGGCTCGTGTACCGACAGCCGCGCACCCGGCCGCGCAACGCGCTCACCAATTTCTACCGCTGCCGCGAGGGGCGCTGGTTCATCCTGAGCCTGGTCACCGAGGCACGCGACTGGCAAGCTTTCCTGCGCGTGATCGAGGCCCCCGCGCTGGCGCAGGACCCGCGCTTCGCGGCCCTGCCCGCGCGCCACGAGAACGCGCCGGCACTCGCCGCACTGCTGGACGAAGTCTTCCTGCAGCGCGACAGCGCCGACTGGACCGCGCGTTTCGGCGCGGAGGGGCTCACGGTCGGCGTGGTCGCGCGCAGCGAGGACGTGTTGGGCGACGAACAGATGCGCCTGTGCGGCGCGCTCGTGCCGGCCGAGGGCATTCCGGGCACCGGCCTGACGGTGAGCAGCCCGTTCCAGGTGGAGGGCGCCGAGAAGTCGCACCCACGTCACGCACCCGCCATCGGCGAGCACACCGACGAGGTGCTGCGCGAGGCCGGGTACTCCGCCGACGACATCGAGCGCCTGCGCGATGGCGGGGCCGTGGCGTGA
- a CDS encoding DUF6285 domain-containing protein produces MPAFVPSAGALLQAAADDLERDVLPALGGFPRFRTRVIVNVLRLLARELEFGPAADAAERTRLQALLDNGEDELPALRAALARRIDEGAIDLADEALVRHLRESLREALAIDNPAWAGDRR; encoded by the coding sequence ATGCCTGCCTTCGTCCCTTCGGCCGGCGCCCTGCTGCAAGCCGCCGCCGACGACCTGGAGCGCGATGTGCTGCCCGCGCTCGGCGGCTTCCCGCGCTTTCGCACGCGGGTCATCGTCAACGTGCTGCGCCTGCTGGCCCGCGAGCTCGAATTCGGCCCCGCCGCCGATGCCGCCGAGCGCACGCGGCTGCAGGCGCTGCTCGACAACGGCGAGGATGAGCTGCCGGCACTTCGCGCGGCGCTCGCGCGGCGCATCGACGAGGGCGCCATCGACCTCGCCGACGAAGCGCTGGTACGCCACCTGCGCGAGAGCCTGCGCGAGGCGCTCGCCATCGACAACCCTGCCTGGGCCGGCGACCGGCGCTGA
- a CDS encoding phosphotransferase family protein translates to MSADAMQSALTSLLARNCRRGEVQSLTRLTGGATKTTWSFDWVDAEGRHPLILQQTPPRAPADAPAARRPPKLSAEEDAAMMIAARAAGVPAPRVLHVLAPEDGLGGGYVTERVAGETLGKRIVADAVFDAVRPRLAAQCGEILAAIHCMPAERLPFLARLGAADELAIYGGLLQEHAFIHPAMSYALRWIGERLPPDDRACVVHADFRTGNLIVDPAEGVRCVLDWEIARIGDPMHDLGVLCMRSWRFGGAGEAGGFGSREELYAAYEHASGTTVDPRRVLFWEAMSNLKWAISCVRRGLARGADGRPASSELAAIGRRLEEPLWDFMALATAKA, encoded by the coding sequence ATGAGCGCGGACGCAATGCAGAGCGCACTCACCTCGCTGCTCGCACGCAACTGCCGTCGTGGCGAGGTTCAATCGCTGACGCGGCTCACAGGCGGCGCAACCAAGACCACGTGGTCCTTCGACTGGGTCGATGCCGAAGGCCGGCACCCGTTGATCCTGCAGCAGACACCGCCGCGCGCCCCGGCTGACGCGCCCGCAGCGCGCCGTCCGCCCAAGCTCTCCGCCGAAGAGGACGCCGCGATGATGATCGCCGCGCGCGCGGCCGGCGTGCCGGCGCCGCGGGTCTTGCACGTGCTCGCGCCCGAAGACGGCCTGGGCGGCGGCTACGTCACGGAGCGCGTGGCAGGCGAGACGCTCGGCAAGCGCATCGTGGCCGATGCCGTCTTCGACGCGGTGCGCCCGCGGCTGGCCGCGCAGTGCGGCGAGATCCTCGCCGCCATCCATTGCATGCCGGCCGAGCGGCTGCCCTTCCTGGCCCGGCTCGGCGCGGCCGACGAGCTCGCAATCTACGGTGGCCTCCTCCAGGAACACGCCTTCATCCATCCCGCGATGTCGTATGCCCTGCGCTGGATCGGCGAGCGCCTGCCGCCGGACGACCGCGCCTGCGTCGTGCATGCGGACTTCCGCACCGGCAACCTGATCGTCGATCCGGCCGAAGGCGTGCGCTGCGTGCTCGACTGGGAGATCGCGCGCATCGGCGACCCGATGCACGACCTGGGCGTGCTGTGCATGCGCAGCTGGCGCTTCGGCGGCGCAGGCGAAGCCGGCGGCTTCGGATCGCGCGAGGAGCTCTACGCCGCCTACGAGCACGCTTCCGGCACGACGGTCGATCCGCGCCGCGTGCTGTTCTGGGAAGCGATGTCGAACCTGAAGTGGGCCATCTCCTGCGTGCGGCGCGGGCTGGCGCGCGGCGCCGACGGGCGGCCCGCGAGCAGCGAGCTCGCCGCCATCGGCCGCCGGCTCGAGGAGCCGCTGTGGGACTTCATGGCGCTCGCGACCGCCAAGGCCTGA
- a CDS encoding Bug family tripartite tricarboxylate transporter substrate binding protein, with amino-acid sequence MPHTTRRTALRTLAAASLALASTAGAQDTGRWPDKPLRIVIPTPPGGALDGTARLIAERLSASLGQPVVVDTRAGANGAIAYALTAKAPPDGYTMVLTLSSLVLTSLMAKSPGYTLQELTPVSLVAMLPNSFAVARHVPATDLRQFIAWSRTRKEGVDYGTSGPGSSANILGSMFAQQAGINLVHVPFKGEAPAVQAALGGQIAVVIGAAGTLAAQAQAGQMKLLAVALPNRLKDFPDVPTFGELGFPAVSLSGWSVMAMPAGTPKPIVDRLSAEITRIVQTPDVSARIFAYGFQPEGSTPEAARRFVQDETTRWTAAIKATGITME; translated from the coding sequence ATGCCACACACCACCCGACGCACGGCCCTGCGCACGCTCGCCGCCGCCTCGCTCGCACTCGCGAGCACGGCCGGCGCGCAGGACACGGGCCGCTGGCCCGACAAGCCGCTGCGCATCGTCATCCCGACGCCGCCGGGCGGCGCGCTGGACGGCACCGCGCGGCTGATCGCCGAGCGTCTCTCGGCCTCGCTTGGGCAGCCCGTGGTGGTCGACACCCGCGCCGGCGCCAACGGGGCGATCGCCTACGCGCTCACCGCCAAGGCCCCGCCCGACGGGTACACGATGGTGCTGACGCTCAGCAGCCTGGTGCTCACCAGCCTGATGGCGAAGTCGCCCGGCTACACGCTGCAGGAGCTGACGCCGGTGTCGCTGGTGGCCATGCTGCCCAACAGCTTCGCAGTGGCGCGGCACGTGCCGGCCACCGACCTGCGCCAGTTCATCGCCTGGTCGCGCACGCGCAAGGAAGGGGTGGACTACGGCACCAGCGGCCCGGGCAGCTCGGCCAACATCCTGGGCAGCATGTTCGCGCAGCAGGCCGGCATCAACCTGGTCCACGTGCCCTTCAAGGGCGAGGCGCCCGCGGTGCAGGCAGCGCTGGGCGGGCAGATCGCGGTAGTGATCGGCGCGGCCGGCACGCTGGCCGCACAGGCCCAGGCTGGCCAGATGAAGCTGCTGGCCGTCGCGCTGCCCAACCGCCTCAAGGATTTTCCCGACGTGCCCACCTTCGGCGAGCTGGGCTTCCCCGCCGTCAGCCTGTCGGGCTGGTCAGTGATGGCCATGCCTGCGGGCACGCCCAAGCCGATCGTCGACCGGCTGTCGGCCGAGATCACCCGGATCGTGCAGACACCCGACGTGTCGGCGCGCATCTTCGCCTACGGCTTCCAGCCCGAAGGTAGTACGCCGGAGGCGGCCCGGCGCTTCGTGCAGGACGAGACGACGCGTTGGACGGCGGCCATCAAGGCCACCGGCATCACGATGGAGTGA